The genomic window TATTGAACAATTTAAACAATTTGTAAAAAAACATCCAAAACTCATTGAGGAGGTGCGCCAAGGAAAAAAAACGTGGAAAGAGCTATATAACGATTGGTACGTATTCGGCGAGGACGATGACATGTGGGATGAGTATCGGTCTACCGAAAAAAATGAACAAGGAGATCTCGTCCAAAAGTTAGCGAGCTATTTAAAACATCTTGACGTGAATGAACTTCAAACGCACATTACAAACGTTCAACAAGC from Anoxybacillus gonensis includes these protein-coding regions:
- a CDS encoding YlbD family protein, which produces MSIEQFKQFVKKHPKLIEEVRQGKKTWKELYNDWYVFGEDDDMWDEYRSTEKNEQGDLVQKLASYLKHLDVNELQTHITNVQQAIASIQEVVRQMQHTKKDPFSFRKD